The following are from one region of the Bacteroidota bacterium genome:
- a CDS encoding RNA polymerase sigma factor, translating into MLVHSQVINLSGPLTSKIAVSASMQTMQAQNLQSIIAGCIKNERVCQQQLFKMYGSKLLGICYRYTRNREEAEDLCQEAMVKIFLNLKGYDYRGSFEGWIKRITINTVFEFFRKKKILFDTSDYELVVAEDQTPDYQANAYELAQLIQQLPPATRLVFNMYAIEGYKHAEIAQMANISEGTSKWHYANARKLLQQMLNDKK; encoded by the coding sequence ATGTTGGTACATTCACAGGTAATAAATTTAAGTGGGCCTTTAACTTCTAAAATTGCTGTTTCTGCATCAATGCAAACTATGCAAGCACAAAACTTACAATCAATAATAGCTGGATGCATTAAAAACGAAAGAGTTTGCCAGCAACAGCTATTCAAGATGTATGGTAGTAAGTTACTTGGGATTTGTTATAGATATACGCGAAACAGGGAAGAGGCAGAGGATCTTTGTCAGGAAGCGATGGTAAAAATATTTTTGAATCTGAAGGGCTATGATTATAGGGGCAGTTTCGAAGGATGGATAAAAAGAATAACGATAAATACGGTATTCGAATTTTTTAGAAAAAAGAAAATATTATTTGACACAAGTGATTACGAACTGGTAGTTGCAGAAGACCAAACTCCCGATTATCAAGCGAATGCATACGAGTTAGCACAATTGATACAGCAACTGCCACCTGCTACCCGCCTTGTATTTAATATGTATGCTATAGAGGGATACAAGCATGCAGAGATTGCGCAAATGGCAAATATTAGCGAAGGTACCTCCAAGTGGCACTATGCCAATGCTAGGAAATTATTGCAACAAATGTTAAACGACAAAAAATAA
- the sprA gene encoding cell surface protein SprA codes for MKWKPQDDWVWWFGAKVNERSRENFTQYDIATTLELGKFFPDKVSLSLPFYYSFGQVISNPQFNPLDPDVPFETALQALETKQDRDELRRNAQDFTQRKTISFTNVRKNKTGGKSHIYDIENFNVSYSYSEIFRRNINMQFDVLRNYRGSLGYNFNASPKPFEPFKKSKIVGNSKWIKLVKDFNVTPLPASINIRNDLDRQYGEQLLRNNTTYRAILDTTFNKFFNWVRQYDMRWDLTKSLKLDFAANNQSRVDEPAGRLDTETKKDSVKTNLKNFGRNTNYGHNGNASYQVPLNKLPLVDWISLNARYGFDYSWAAAPLRFDSVLNKNTPSSALGNTIQNSNTKSLNATLTFTQLYNKLPFFKKLLAPPNKAPQQPQRNKSAEQPKNQNDTTKTKPPKPPGQIPGVVRFIGKAILAVKNVGGTFSETNGTMFPGYRRPSVILGQDYYQNSKGEQVTAPGFGFVFGSQKDIRFDAAQNLWLSTDTSFNAQYTRNFTQNIQARSTIEPITGLRIELNATRNYSRNLTENYRANTSGVYRGVGTMESGNFSVSYITWNTAFIKDRKNKTNEIFEQFDENRKIISQIIGIENPYSNWLLTDSGYVDGYGGAQQEVLTYAFLAAYTGRNPKKVEKTQFFKLPLPNWRITFDGLSKLAWSKKIWNSVNITHGYRSTYNINSFITNINYTDPQDYGFSSVRDASGNFIPQYEAQQVSITESFSPLIGIDMTWKKNGLFTRMEIKRDRNLSLTFTGIQLTEVRSNDLTIGAGYRIPKFTLPFKVGGKKVKLKNDLNVTADFSMRKNLTIIRKMIEKTNIPSAGMNTYNIKLSADYILNERFNIRFYYDQVINRPEIANSFPNSNTQVGFAVRFTLAQ; via the coding sequence ATTAAGTGGAAGCCGCAAGACGATTGGGTTTGGTGGTTTGGAGCAAAAGTAAATGAACGCAGTCGCGAAAATTTTACGCAGTATGATATCGCAACCACGTTGGAGTTAGGAAAATTTTTCCCTGATAAAGTTTCATTATCCCTTCCGTTCTACTATAGCTTCGGACAGGTAATAAGCAATCCACAGTTTAATCCGCTTGATCCTGATGTGCCTTTTGAAACTGCATTGCAAGCACTTGAAACCAAGCAAGATCGTGATGAGTTGCGCAGAAATGCGCAAGACTTTACCCAACGTAAAACCATTAGTTTTACCAATGTTCGCAAAAACAAAACCGGAGGCAAATCGCATATTTATGACATTGAGAATTTTAATGTGAGCTATTCATACTCCGAAATTTTTAGACGGAACATCAATATGCAATTTGATGTTTTGAGAAATTACAGAGGCTCGCTGGGCTATAATTTTAATGCAAGTCCCAAACCTTTCGAACCATTTAAAAAATCGAAAATCGTAGGTAATAGCAAATGGATAAAACTAGTTAAAGATTTTAATGTTACCCCTTTGCCGGCATCCATCAATATTCGCAACGATCTTGATAGGCAATATGGTGAGCAACTTCTTCGCAACAACACTACCTATCGTGCAATTTTAGATACTACCTTTAATAAGTTTTTTAACTGGGTGCGGCAGTATGATATGCGATGGGACTTAACCAAGTCGCTAAAGCTTGACTTTGCTGCCAATAACCAATCGCGTGTTGATGAACCGGCTGGTCGCCTCGACACTGAGACTAAAAAAGATTCGGTTAAAACAAATTTGAAAAACTTTGGACGTAACACCAACTATGGACACAATGGAAATGCAAGCTATCAGGTACCCTTAAATAAGCTGCCGTTGGTCGATTGGATTTCGCTTAATGCCCGCTACGGATTTGATTATAGTTGGGCAGCAGCCCCATTGCGTTTTGATAGTGTATTAAATAAAAACACACCAAGTAGTGCATTAGGAAATACCATTCAAAATTCGAATACCAAAAGCTTGAATGCAACACTAACATTTACACAGTTGTATAACAAGCTACCGTTTTTCAAAAAATTACTTGCACCACCTAACAAGGCCCCTCAGCAACCACAACGAAATAAATCGGCCGAACAACCAAAGAACCAAAACGACACTACCAAAACAAAACCTCCAAAGCCTCCGGGACAAATACCAGGTGTAGTGCGTTTTATTGGCAAAGCTATACTAGCTGTTAAAAACGTTGGAGGCACATTTAGCGAAACCAATGGAACCATGTTTCCGGGATATCGCAGGCCATCGGTTATACTTGGTCAAGACTATTATCAAAATTCAAAAGGAGAGCAGGTAACTGCACCCGGATTTGGATTTGTGTTTGGAAGTCAAAAGGACATAAGATTTGATGCTGCGCAAAATTTATGGTTAAGCACTGATACTTCCTTTAATGCTCAATATACGCGCAATTTCACACAAAATATTCAGGCACGAAGTACCATAGAGCCCATTACCGGCTTACGTATCGAATTAAATGCAACGCGCAATTATAGCCGCAACCTTACCGAAAATTACAGAGCCAATACTTCAGGAGTTTATCGTGGTGTGGGAACGATGGAATCGGGTAACTTTAGTGTATCGTATATTACCTGGAATACGGCTTTTATTAAAGACCGTAAAAACAAAACCAATGAAATTTTCGAACAGTTTGATGAGAACCGGAAAATAATTTCTCAAATTATAGGAATAGAAAACCCCTATTCGAATTGGCTATTAACCGATAGCGGTTATGTAGATGGATATGGCGGAGCACAACAGGAAGTATTAACTTATGCGTTTCTGGCAGCCTATACCGGTCGCAATCCAAAAAAGGTTGAAAAAACACAATTCTTCAAACTGCCCTTACCTAACTGGCGAATAACCTTTGATGGCTTGAGCAAATTGGCATGGAGCAAAAAAATATGGAACAGTGTAAATATTACGCATGGATATCGCAGCACCTATAATATCAATTCGTTTATTACTAACATTAACTATACTGATCCGCAAGATTATGGCTTTAGTTCGGTGCGCGATGCATCAGGAAATTTTATTCCACAATACGAAGCACAACAAGTAAGCATTACTGAATCTTTCAGTCCATTGATTGGTATAGACATGACGTGGAAAAAAAATGGATTATTTACGCGCATGGAAATTAAACGTGATCGCAATTTGTCTTTAACTTTTACCGGCATACAACTTACCGAAGTTAGAAGCAACGACCTTACCATAGGTGCCGGATACCGTATTCCTAAATTCACCTTGCCTTTCAAAGTAGGTGGAAAAAAGGTTAAATTGAAAAATGATTTAAATGTTACTGCTGATTTCAGTATGCGCAAAAACCTTACAATTATCCGCAAGATGATTGAAAAAACAAATATTCCCAGTGCTGGTATGAACACATACAACATTAAACTGTCAGCTGATTATATTTTGAACGAGCGATTCAATATTCGATTCTATTATGATCAGGTAATCAACAGACCAGAAATTGCCAACTCTTTTCCCAATTCGAATACACAGGTTGGTTTTGCAGTAAGATTTACACTTGCTCAGTAA
- a CDS encoding T9SS type A sorting domain-containing protein has protein sequence MKKIFTCMALAVGITSTLFAQVQRRVLVEQFTQASCGPCATTNPPFNALLDANETKVTQIKYQTSWPGVDPMNAHNPTQVATRVTYYNVGGVPDCAVGGNDYNGHPGSVTQATIDAAYNNVMSPMEVKVSHTVSNDTVFIHAVFTAVQAMTGTLKGHVVITERLIVFANAPGSNGEKEFHGVMKKMLPSDQGTSLGSSMNAGDSIVVDAFWKMANVYNTAEIGVVAFAQNDADKYVFQSEYSEPLPLALDAKAIDLAGLGYTCNTSVTPILTVENTGATTLTSIDYEYKVGNGAAVPQSWAGSLAPGATTTINIPTVTVANGKNTMSATIKNINGVIDPNTFGNTFSGNIYAFVNPSVMTPLVQGFTAVAMPADWTVDNPDNNQTWTRVSSNAYAAQGTGSTRIDFYNITAGGIDYLVSPKFDLSGLTAPIGLNFDMAHKGYSAQYIDQLDIMASSDCGTTWNLIWSKSGAQLATTTGFTTVAYAPVGADWKAQSINLDAYIGQANVLVAFKAISGFGNNLFIDNVNIAQGLSINENELNNSISISPNPSNNGLFTLNFDLEKSTVSEISVLDAQGKEVKNFELKRNLNGNFLLDLSNQAAGLYHVSLNVDGKFATKQVSIIK, from the coding sequence ATGAAGAAAATTTTTACCTGTATGGCATTAGCTGTTGGAATAACTTCAACACTATTTGCCCAAGTTCAAAGAAGAGTTTTAGTTGAGCAATTTACGCAAGCTTCTTGCGGACCTTGTGCAACAACCAATCCTCCATTCAATGCATTACTTGATGCAAACGAAACAAAAGTTACTCAGATAAAATATCAGACATCATGGCCGGGTGTTGATCCTATGAATGCCCACAATCCAACACAAGTTGCAACACGTGTAACGTATTATAACGTTGGAGGTGTGCCCGATTGCGCGGTGGGTGGAAACGACTATAACGGGCATCCGGGAAGTGTTACACAGGCCACTATTGATGCAGCATATAACAATGTAATGTCGCCAATGGAAGTAAAGGTTTCGCACACTGTTTCAAATGATACCGTATTTATTCATGCAGTATTTACCGCAGTGCAGGCAATGACCGGTACTTTAAAGGGTCATGTTGTTATTACCGAGCGTCTCATCGTATTTGCAAATGCTCCCGGTTCAAATGGCGAAAAGGAGTTTCATGGAGTTATGAAAAAAATGTTACCTTCTGATCAAGGCACTTCTCTAGGTTCTTCTATGAATGCTGGCGATTCAATCGTAGTTGATGCCTTCTGGAAAATGGCAAACGTTTATAATACAGCTGAAATTGGTGTTGTTGCATTTGCTCAAAATGATGCTGATAAATATGTATTTCAGTCTGAATACAGCGAGCCACTGCCACTTGCTCTTGATGCTAAGGCAATTGATTTAGCCGGACTTGGTTATACGTGCAACACCTCTGTAACGCCTATTCTAACAGTAGAGAATACAGGAGCAACAACCTTAACAAGCATTGATTATGAATACAAAGTTGGTAATGGAGCTGCAGTTCCTCAATCATGGGCTGGTTCTTTGGCACCTGGTGCTACCACCACAATTAATATTCCTACAGTTACGGTAGCGAACGGTAAAAATACCATGTCTGCAACTATCAAGAATATTAATGGAGTTATTGATCCAAATACTTTTGGAAATACATTTAGTGGAAATATCTATGCTTTCGTAAACCCTTCGGTAATGACTCCGTTGGTTCAAGGATTTACTGCAGTGGCTATGCCTGCAGATTGGACTGTTGATAATCCGGATAACAATCAAACATGGACACGCGTGTCATCTAACGCATATGCCGCACAAGGTACCGGAAGTACCCGTATCGATTTCTACAACATTACAGCTGGAGGAATAGATTATCTGGTTTCGCCAAAATTTGATTTATCAGGTTTGACTGCTCCAATAGGATTAAATTTCGATATGGCTCATAAGGGCTATAGTGCGCAGTATATTGACCAGCTTGATATTATGGCATCTTCTGATTGTGGAACAACATGGAATTTGATTTGGTCTAAATCAGGTGCACAGCTTGCCACTACTACCGGCTTTACTACTGTAGCCTACGCCCCAGTAGGTGCTGATTGGAAAGCACAGTCAATTAATCTTGATGCTTATATTGGTCAGGCGAATGTTTTAGTTGCTTTTAAAGCAATATCAGGTTTTGGAAATAATTTATTTATTGATAATGTAAATATTGCTCAAGGTCTTTCAATAAATGAAAATGAGTTAAATAACAGTATCAGCATTTCTCCAAATCCAAGTAACAATGGATTATTTACTTTAAATTTTGATCTTGAAAAATCTACCGTATCTGAAATATCTGTTTTAGATGCTCAAGGAAAAGAAGTGAAGAATTTTGAGTTGAAGCGTAACTTGAATGGTAATTTCTTGTTGGACTTGAGCAATCAGGCTGCAGGTTTGTACCATGTAAGTTTAAATGTTGATGGTAAGTTTGCTACCAAGCAAGTGTCTATTATTAAATAG
- the sprA gene encoding cell surface protein SprA, whose protein sequence is MSLIAVSGISLITGAMEGPLNHFSDKIIEINEPPVFAPDTDSLKYPFDDRISDPYSLPFDNSPLYLKDPSNISTSIEYDPTSNEYNINDRIGDEFFRNPNYMTFQEFNEDQNKRSTKAYWKQLADGADIISQKKNLNPKLYVPGRLFESIFGSNTIDIRPQGSVELRFGLQTNRNENPALPEKQRSVTTFDFQQKIQLNVIGNIGTKLKTGINYNSEASFEFENRMKLEFTGGEDDIIKKIEAGNVTLPLNSTLIQGSQSLFGIKTQLQFGHLSVTSVFSQQKGQSKTIEVKNGAQTQPFEITGDNYEANRHFFIAQYFRDNYDYAMRQIPLIQSPVIVTKIEVWVVKPGQVDTRTLIGFGDLGEKKPNKTGLTDPNGPNLPNNNSNTLYANLNLAPYNQLRDINYANYNVLNGLGLNAPQDFERMDNAVRLQPSEYTFDPRLGTLSLRSTLNPNQALAVAYEYQVGGQVYRVGDLTNSGIEPPKRLFVKILKSSVTNVTLPLWDLMMKNVYNIQAYGLQAKDFKLNILYFDDSTGTNVNFLPVSSSETNLFGKQLIRVLNLDRLNNNNDPQPDGVFDYIEGITINSQEGRIYLPLVEPFGKSLAALFKSQQVAQKYLYTDLYRQTKIAAQQNTEKNKFFITGTYSSSVSSEISLNQINIPQGSVKVSSGGTPLVENVDFTVDYNLGKVKIINQAYLNSATPLQVQVESNTLFALQTRRLMGTHLDYQFSKDFNLGATILNLSERPITQKINFGDEPISNTIWGLNGNYRTDSRFITKMIDKLPFISTKEISNITVSGEFAQFIPGHPRVITKAGTSYIDDFEGSQSNIDIRNPGNWFLSSVPENNLSLFPETKDTNQRSWGLNRALLTWYNIDPTVFAPNSGLLPPGIDNNALSNHQVRQINEDELFARDFVGIIPRIPVLNLAYYPRERGAYNFDALPTAYSQGIDADGFLLAPETRWGGMMRRIENNDFEAANVEFISFWLMDPFNDDYSSQNNSGKLYFHLGQISEDILHDGFKMFENGLNCANNTLINFPGPWGLFPGNPTNPTNAFDTDDDCRAFQDVGYDGMPTDTEKVFTKPFFLDNIAAAFGTASAAYNLALADPSSDNFRYFRGTDFDNAQLDILQRYKRFSVPDGNSKTSKQSSEPYITQSTNFPEMEDINRDGTMDIYENYFQYELEISKNGLEVGSNYIVDKRESNPEVASGGNRKITWYQFRIPVNDETRQKFGDIQDLRSVGFIRVLMKGFSDSIVLRFARLDLTRGEWRRYTKRLQGPGLYFDVCPNSNTSFEVSAISLEENKNKIPCNYVIPPGIQREINTASIQQQRLNEQSMVLRVCGLCDGDARATFKTLDLDMRNYGRVKMYVHAEPNAQCTQDFNCGPTDVKDNDLVLFVRFGTDNSQNYYEYEMPIKVTDISKGEVEDPALIWPSANEIDINLKDLVDAKLIRNSELKNGSSTLSAYRPYKTDGDRNIYIVGSPNLSNIRTIMIGVRNPKKGGIVAFGKDDGEPKCAEIWVNELRLTDFDERGGYAATARVAAKLAHLGNLTLSGSRKTIGFGGLEQK, encoded by the coding sequence TTGTCGTTAATAGCCGTATCCGGCATCAGTTTGATTACTGGTGCAATGGAAGGGCCATTAAATCATTTTAGCGACAAGATTATAGAAATAAACGAACCGCCTGTTTTCGCTCCCGATACCGACTCACTTAAATATCCTTTTGATGACCGCATTAGCGACCCGTATTCGTTGCCTTTCGACAATTCGCCACTTTATTTAAAAGATCCTTCTAATATAAGCACCTCCATTGAATACGACCCTACCAGCAATGAGTACAACATAAATGACCGAATTGGAGACGAGTTTTTTCGCAATCCAAATTACATGACCTTTCAGGAATTTAACGAAGATCAAAATAAGCGGTCAACCAAAGCTTACTGGAAACAACTGGCAGATGGGGCAGATATTATCTCACAAAAGAAAAACCTCAATCCAAAGTTGTATGTACCGGGTCGGCTATTTGAAAGTATATTTGGAAGCAATACGATTGACATACGTCCGCAAGGATCGGTGGAGTTAAGATTTGGACTCCAAACAAACCGCAACGAAAATCCCGCTTTGCCCGAGAAACAGCGAAGCGTTACCACATTCGATTTTCAACAAAAAATACAATTAAATGTAATAGGAAATATTGGGACCAAATTAAAAACAGGCATCAATTATAATTCCGAAGCAAGTTTCGAATTCGAGAATAGGATGAAACTTGAATTTACAGGTGGCGAAGATGACATTATCAAGAAAATAGAAGCCGGGAATGTGACACTGCCTTTAAATAGTACCCTCATACAAGGAAGCCAAAGCTTGTTTGGAATAAAAACGCAATTGCAATTTGGGCACCTTTCAGTAACAAGTGTATTCTCGCAGCAAAAAGGACAATCAAAAACCATAGAAGTAAAGAACGGTGCACAGACACAACCATTTGAAATTACGGGCGACAACTATGAAGCTAACCGCCACTTTTTTATCGCGCAATATTTTCGCGATAATTATGATTATGCGATGCGTCAGATTCCTTTAATTCAATCACCTGTTATTGTTACCAAAATTGAAGTTTGGGTTGTAAAACCCGGACAAGTAGATACCCGCACACTGATAGGTTTTGGCGACTTAGGCGAGAAAAAGCCTAACAAAACTGGGCTTACCGATCCCAATGGCCCCAACCTTCCAAACAATAATAGCAACACGCTGTATGCAAATCTGAATTTAGCACCTTACAATCAACTACGTGATATTAATTATGCCAATTATAATGTTCTGAATGGCTTAGGTCTTAATGCGCCTCAGGATTTTGAACGTATGGATAATGCAGTGCGATTACAACCAAGTGAATATACTTTTGACCCGCGGCTTGGTACGTTGTCATTAAGATCAACACTTAATCCGAATCAAGCATTGGCTGTAGCCTACGAATATCAGGTTGGTGGCCAGGTGTATCGTGTTGGCGACCTTACCAATAGTGGAATTGAACCTCCTAAACGTTTGTTTGTTAAGATACTTAAGAGCTCGGTTACCAATGTAACCTTGCCCCTTTGGGACTTGATGATGAAAAATGTTTACAACATTCAGGCTTATGGACTACAGGCAAAAGATTTCAAACTTAACATCCTTTATTTTGATGACAGTACAGGCACCAATGTAAATTTTCTTCCCGTTTCTTCTTCCGAAACCAATTTGTTTGGCAAGCAATTAATCAGGGTGTTAAATCTTGATAGATTGAATAATAATAATGACCCTCAGCCAGATGGTGTCTTTGACTACATAGAAGGAATAACTATTAATTCGCAAGAAGGCAGAATCTATTTACCATTGGTAGAACCATTTGGCAAATCGCTGGCCGCATTATTCAAAAGCCAGCAAGTAGCGCAAAAATACTTATACACTGACCTGTACAGGCAGACCAAAATTGCGGCACAACAGAACACCGAAAAGAATAAATTTTTTATTACCGGAACATACTCCAGCTCGGTTAGCTCCGAGATAAGTTTAAATCAGATAAACATTCCGCAAGGTTCGGTTAAGGTATCGAGTGGTGGCACACCTTTGGTTGAAAACGTAGACTTTACCGTTGATTATAATTTAGGTAAAGTAAAAATAATAAATCAGGCCTATCTTAATAGTGCAACACCCTTGCAGGTGCAGGTAGAAAGCAACACCTTATTTGCCTTGCAAACAAGGAGGCTAATGGGTACCCACCTCGATTACCAATTTAGTAAAGATTTTAATTTGGGTGCTACCATTTTAAATTTGAGCGAACGTCCTATTACCCAAAAAATAAATTTTGGTGATGAGCCTATTAGCAACACGATATGGGGCTTAAATGGAAATTACAGAACCGATTCGCGCTTCATTACAAAAATGATTGACAAGCTTCCTTTTATTAGCACCAAAGAAATAAGTAACATAACTGTAAGTGGCGAGTTTGCACAGTTTATACCGGGTCATCCTCGTGTTATAACAAAGGCAGGAACTTCGTACATAGATGATTTTGAAGGAAGCCAAAGCAATATTGATATTCGCAATCCGGGCAACTGGTTTTTAAGCAGTGTTCCAGAAAACAACCTAAGCTTGTTTCCGGAAACCAAAGATACGAATCAGCGCAGTTGGGGATTGAACAGGGCTTTACTTACCTGGTATAATATTGACCCCACGGTGTTTGCACCCAATAGCGGATTGTTGCCACCGGGCATTGATAATAATGCATTAAGTAATCACCAGGTACGTCAGATAAATGAAGACGAATTATTTGCACGCGACTTTGTGGGAATAATTCCACGCATACCGGTATTAAACCTCGCCTATTACCCACGTGAGCGAGGTGCCTATAATTTTGATGCGTTGCCAACAGCCTATTCTCAGGGAATTGATGCGGATGGATTCCTGCTTGCTCCCGAAACCAGGTGGGGAGGCATGATGCGCAGAATTGAGAACAATGATTTTGAAGCTGCCAACGTGGAGTTTATTTCTTTCTGGCTTATGGATCCATTTAATGACGACTATTCTAGTCAAAACAATTCGGGAAAGTTGTACTTTCATTTAGGTCAGATTTCGGAAGATATTTTGCACGATGGTTTTAAGATGTTTGAAAACGGATTGAACTGCGCCAATAATACTTTAATAAATTTTCCCGGACCTTGGGGGCTATTTCCTGGTAATCCTACTAACCCAACCAATGCATTTGACACCGATGATGATTGCCGCGCCTTTCAGGATGTAGGATATGATGGAATGCCGACAGACACCGAAAAAGTTTTTACCAAACCTTTTTTTCTTGACAACATTGCTGCGGCATTTGGCACTGCAAGTGCTGCTTACAACCTTGCCTTAGCCGATCCTTCGAGTGATAATTTCCGTTATTTCAGAGGAACAGATTTTGACAATGCACAACTTGACATTCTGCAACGCTATAAGCGCTTTAGTGTACCTGATGGCAACAGCAAAACGTCTAAACAATCGAGCGAGCCCTATATTACGCAAAGCACCAACTTTCCTGAAATGGAAGACATTAACAGGGATGGTACTATGGATATTTACGAAAACTATTTTCAATACGAACTTGAGATTAGTAAAAACGGGTTGGAGGTTGGCAGCAATTATATTGTAGATAAGCGCGAATCTAATCCTGAAGTTGCTTCAGGTGGCAATCGTAAAATAACATGGTATCAATTTCGCATTCCGGTAAATGATGAAACCCGCCAAAAGTTTGGCGATATCCAAGACCTTCGTAGTGTTGGCTTCATACGCGTACTTATGAAAGGATTTTCTGACAGCATCGTATTACGTTTTGCCCGCCTTGACCTTACCAGGGGCGAATGGCGCAGATATACCAAAAGATTGCAAGGGCCGGGACTATACTTTGATGTTTGTCCAAACTCTAATACTTCTTTTGAAGTATCAGCAATCTCGCTCGAAGAAAATAAAAATAAAATACCATGTAATTATGTAATACCTCCGGGCATACAACGCGAAATTAATACAGCATCCATCCAACAACAACGGTTGAATGAGCAAAGTATGGTGTTGCGTGTATGCGGACTATGTGATGGTGATGCACGTGCTACTTTTAAAACGCTTGATCTTGATATGCGTAACTATGGCCGTGTAAAGATGTATGTGCATGCTGAGCCCAATGCGCAATGCACGCAAGACTTTAATTGCGGTCCTACCGATGTAAAAGATAACGACTTAGTATTGTTTGTGCGTTTTGGAACTGACAATAGTCAGAATTACTACGAATACGAAATGCCAATAAAGGTTACTGATATTTCGAAAGGTGAAGTAGAAGACCCTGCACTCATTTGGCCATCGGCAAATGAGATTGATATTAATCTCAAAGACCTGGTAGATGCCAAACTTATAAGAAACAGCGAATTAAAAAATGGCTCTTCCACCCTATCTGCATACCGGCCATACAAAACAGATGGTGACCGAAACATTTACATTGTTGGATCGCCTAACCTGAGTAACATTCGTACCATTATGATTGGGGTGCGTAACCCTAAAAAAGGAGGCATTGTTGCTTTTGGAAAAGATGATGGCGAACCCAAATGTGCAGAAATATGGGTAAATGAATTACGCCTTACCGACTTTGACGAGCGTGGCGGATATGCAGCCACCGCAAGGGTAGCTGCCAAGTTAGCTCACCTTGGTAACCTTACATTAAGTGGAAGCCGCAAGACGATTGGGTTTGGTGGTTTGGAGCAAAAGTAA
- a CDS encoding T9SS type A sorting domain-containing protein, which produces MKKFTLSLFLSVMSCFAICAQSFTISGNPTSPVIGDANDFMVAAECTVHNASNADKMVMCERTVNMVAPGHESSFCWDQCYPPFVSVSSQAVNISAGGLTTAFIADLRPNLNTGFTTVSYKFYDQANPADFVTVDIQYNITALGLNDNLTAVQIASPRPNPANEATYISYQNRNSASTFSLQIADLLGKVYLDKIIVDQAGVAMLETANIPSGVYFVRALSNGKVISTNKLVISHK; this is translated from the coding sequence ATGAAAAAATTTACTTTAAGTTTATTTCTATCAGTTATGAGTTGCTTTGCAATTTGTGCGCAAAGTTTTACTATTTCTGGTAACCCAACTTCGCCCGTAATTGGTGATGCCAATGACTTTATGGTAGCAGCAGAGTGTACCGTGCACAATGCTAGTAACGCAGATAAGATGGTTATGTGTGAGCGCACAGTAAATATGGTTGCGCCCGGCCACGAAAGCTCTTTTTGTTGGGATCAATGTTATCCTCCTTTTGTTTCTGTATCATCTCAAGCAGTTAATATTTCTGCAGGTGGATTAACAACAGCATTTATCGCTGATTTGAGACCTAACTTAAACACAGGTTTTACAACGGTTAGTTACAAATTTTACGACCAAGCTAATCCTGCTGACTTTGTAACAGTAGATATTCAATATAATATCACAGCCTTAGGATTAAATGATAATTTAACCGCAGTGCAAATAGCTTCACCACGACCAAACCCGGCAAATGAAGCTACGTATATCTCTTACCAAAACCGCAATAGTGCAAGCACATTTTCGCTTCAAATTGCTGATTTACTTGGCAAGGTATATCTTGACAAAATCATTGTAGACCAAGCCGGTGTTGCCATGCTTGAAACTGCCAATATTCCAAGCGGAGTTTATTTTGTAAGAGCACTTAGCAATGGTAAGGTTATTAGCACCAATAAGCTTGTAATTTCTCACAAATAA